A single genomic interval of Methyloceanibacter caenitepidi harbors:
- a CDS encoding efflux RND transporter periplasmic adaptor subunit encodes MDCEHKISIETRLHAGRLTKAGLALLAVCLAATGLACGTAAAQPVPPVETEAVRQSPVIRKLELSGSISSPHASQISTLVPGLVSKVHFDSGAYVKQGDMLLELDSELEQAAYEQAAAMAAQAAGEVKDAKRRLDIAASLAQRKYGPQNEVEARQAEVEIDTATHDSHRAEQKRRSVILDRHKLRAPFDGVISKRMVEVGQWVTPGTPVFELVAMKNFRVDVPVPQDYYARLRDGADVAIEVDTLPGEEIPAKIGALIPVSDPDARTFTLRVLPTRDNIPITPGMSARVLIDLDTGARDVVVSRDALIRYPDGRITVWVVKTDGDKTSVTERRVEIGLAFDGLVQVLSGLEEGERVVVRGNESLREGQAVQLAS; translated from the coding sequence ATGGACTGCGAACACAAGATTTCGATTGAGACGAGACTCCATGCTGGCCGCCTGACCAAGGCCGGACTCGCGCTGCTCGCCGTATGCCTCGCGGCGACAGGGCTGGCCTGCGGCACCGCCGCAGCGCAACCCGTTCCGCCCGTCGAGACCGAGGCCGTGCGGCAGTCGCCTGTGATCCGGAAGCTCGAATTGTCCGGGAGCATTTCCTCGCCCCATGCCTCGCAGATATCGACTCTCGTGCCGGGCCTTGTGAGCAAGGTGCATTTCGACAGTGGTGCCTACGTGAAACAGGGCGACATGCTGTTGGAACTGGACTCGGAGCTCGAGCAGGCCGCCTATGAGCAGGCAGCCGCGATGGCGGCTCAAGCTGCAGGCGAGGTCAAGGATGCGAAGCGGCGCCTCGACATCGCAGCGAGCCTCGCCCAGCGGAAATACGGTCCGCAAAACGAAGTCGAAGCACGGCAAGCCGAAGTCGAAATCGACACCGCGACCCATGACAGCCATCGTGCCGAACAAAAGCGCCGCTCGGTGATCCTCGACCGTCACAAGCTGCGCGCGCCGTTCGACGGCGTCATCTCGAAGCGGATGGTCGAGGTCGGCCAATGGGTCACGCCTGGGACCCCCGTATTCGAACTCGTCGCCATGAAGAATTTCCGCGTTGACGTTCCGGTGCCGCAGGACTACTACGCGCGGCTGCGCGACGGCGCCGATGTCGCGATCGAAGTCGACACCCTGCCCGGAGAGGAGATCCCCGCCAAGATCGGCGCGCTGATCCCGGTGAGCGATCCGGATGCTAGGACCTTCACGCTGCGCGTGCTGCCGACGCGAGACAACATCCCCATCACCCCGGGGATGTCCGCTCGCGTTCTCATTGACCTCGACACCGGCGCGCGCGACGTCGTCGTTAGCCGTGACGCGCTGATCCGCTATCCCGACGGGCGCATCACCGTGTGGGTCGTAAAGACCGACGGAGACAAGACGAGCGTCACCGAACGGCGCGTGGAAATCGGGCTTGCCTTCGACGGACTGGTGCAGGTGCTCTCGGGCCTCGAAGAGGGTGAGCGCGTCGTCGTGCGGGGCAACGAGTCCTTGCGCGAAGGGCAAGCCGTCCAACTGGCCAGCTAA
- a CDS encoding alpha/beta fold hydrolase, producing MSKGEISEFVADLERQGGEPLPDARLVYKTYGALNEDHSNAILFPTRFGGTHEQNEFMIGQGHALDPERYFIIVPNMFGNGVSSSPTNAPAPYGGGGFPDITIYDNVRQQYRLVTDVLGIERFAMAVGWSMGAQQAFQWASLYPDTVPRLACLCGTAKTTDHNRVFLESLRAAIEADSLYQGGHYNAPPLGGLRAVGRIYAGWAYSQDWYRAKGYRALGYETFDDYITGYWDALYKERDANNIMAMTWTWIHNDISANDRFGGDLGAALGAITAKTVLMPCMTDLYFRTADSEDELQHLQSGRLLEIPSIWGHMSAAGQNEPDTQFIDQVLKDLLAS from the coding sequence GTGTCCAAAGGTGAGATTTCAGAGTTCGTTGCCGACCTCGAACGGCAAGGGGGCGAACCGCTCCCCGACGCGCGGCTGGTCTACAAGACATATGGCGCGCTGAACGAGGATCACTCCAATGCGATCCTGTTCCCGACCCGTTTCGGGGGCACGCACGAGCAGAACGAATTCATGATCGGACAGGGTCATGCGCTCGACCCCGAGCGCTACTTCATCATCGTGCCCAATATGTTCGGCAATGGCGTCTCCTCGTCGCCCACCAACGCGCCCGCGCCCTATGGCGGCGGTGGCTTTCCGGACATCACCATCTACGACAATGTGCGGCAGCAGTACCGGCTGGTGACGGACGTCCTCGGCATTGAGCGGTTCGCGATGGCCGTCGGCTGGTCCATGGGAGCCCAACAAGCCTTCCAGTGGGCCTCTCTTTACCCGGACACGGTGCCGCGTCTCGCCTGTCTGTGCGGGACCGCGAAGACCACGGACCACAACCGCGTGTTCCTCGAAAGTCTGCGCGCGGCGATCGAGGCCGACAGCCTGTACCAAGGCGGCCACTACAACGCGCCGCCGCTGGGCGGCCTGAGAGCGGTCGGCCGCATCTATGCGGGCTGGGCCTATTCGCAGGATTGGTACCGGGCGAAGGGATACCGCGCGCTCGGATACGAGACGTTCGACGACTACATCACCGGCTATTGGGATGCGCTCTACAAGGAACGCGACGCAAACAACATCATGGCCATGACGTGGACGTGGATCCACAACGACATCAGCGCCAACGACCGGTTCGGGGGCGATCTCGGCGCGGCGCTTGGGGCGATCACCGCCAAGACGGTGCTGATGCCCTGCATGACCGACCTGTATTTCCGGACCGCCGACAGCGAGGACGAATTGCAGCATCTCCAGAGCGGGCGTCTCCTCGAGATCCCCTCAATTTGGGGACACATGTCCGCGGCGGGGCAGAACGAACCCGACACGCAGTTCATCGACCAAGTGCTGAAAGACCTGCTCGCCTCGTAG
- the glnT gene encoding type III glutamate--ammonia ligase produces the protein MDEHLPDSAAKLEQTLSNKGVKFLMASFSDMHGVSKTKIVPLDHIGQMLAGSELYTGAALDGVPQDVSDEEVSAHPDPASCTILPWQPEVAWFASDLWCEGAPFEPCSRNILKRQIDAAAELGFAMKFGMEAEFFVFKDTENGGYEPLSTLPHLDKPAYDATRLLDNLPWLSDLVDAMNGLGWGVYSFDHEDGIGQFEIDFNYADALTMADRYVFFRFMANSIARQHGAFATFMPKPLGDRAGSGAHFNMSLADSETGENLFASPSDDRGNKLSQLGYYFLGGLLRHVPAICAVCSPMVNSYKRLIKQGSMSGFTWAPVFACYGNNNRTNSLRIPLAGGRVELRPADSSCNPYLGAALALAAGLEGIREKVDPGEPYRENMYKKTPEELDALGVKLLPRTLEEAVDAFEADPLTKQVFGPAMHEAWIDFKRDEWSSYHNHVSDWERDRYLKFF, from the coding sequence ATGGACGAACATCTGCCGGACAGCGCGGCAAAGCTGGAGCAAACGCTTTCGAACAAGGGCGTCAAGTTTCTAATGGCCAGCTTCTCCGACATGCATGGTGTGTCGAAGACGAAAATTGTCCCGCTCGATCATATCGGCCAAATGCTCGCCGGCTCGGAGCTCTACACAGGCGCCGCCCTCGACGGTGTGCCGCAAGATGTCAGCGACGAGGAAGTGTCGGCCCATCCCGACCCTGCGTCCTGCACGATCCTTCCGTGGCAGCCCGAGGTGGCGTGGTTCGCCAGCGACCTTTGGTGCGAGGGCGCTCCGTTCGAGCCATGCTCGCGCAACATCCTCAAGCGCCAGATCGACGCTGCGGCGGAATTGGGCTTTGCGATGAAGTTCGGCATGGAGGCCGAGTTCTTCGTATTCAAGGACACAGAGAACGGCGGCTACGAACCGCTCTCGACACTTCCCCACCTGGACAAGCCCGCGTACGACGCCACGCGGCTGTTGGACAACCTTCCCTGGCTCTCGGATCTGGTGGACGCGATGAACGGCCTCGGCTGGGGCGTGTATTCGTTCGACCACGAGGACGGCATCGGCCAGTTCGAGATCGACTTCAATTACGCCGACGCCCTGACAATGGCGGACCGCTACGTTTTCTTCCGCTTCATGGCGAACTCGATCGCACGGCAGCACGGCGCCTTCGCGACATTCATGCCCAAACCGCTTGGCGACCGCGCCGGCTCCGGTGCACATTTCAATATGTCGCTGGCCGACAGCGAGACCGGCGAGAACCTCTTCGCCTCGCCGAGCGACGACCGCGGCAACAAGTTGTCCCAGCTTGGCTACTATTTTCTCGGCGGGCTGCTCCGCCATGTTCCGGCGATCTGCGCTGTCTGCTCACCCATGGTCAACAGCTACAAGCGCCTCATCAAGCAAGGGTCGATGTCGGGCTTCACATGGGCGCCCGTCTTCGCCTGCTACGGCAACAACAACCGCACCAACTCCTTGCGCATTCCGCTAGCGGGCGGCCGCGTCGAGTTGCGTCCAGCCGACAGTTCCTGCAACCCCTATCTCGGCGCCGCGCTGGCGCTGGCGGCGGGGCTGGAGGGCATCCGCGAGAAGGTCGATCCCGGCGAACCGTACCGGGAAAACATGTACAAGAAGACGCCGGAAGAGTTGGACGCACTCGGGGTCAAGCTTCTGCCGCGCACGCTCGAAGAGGCTGTCGATGCTTTCGAGGCCGACCCGCTGACGAAACAGGTCTTTGGCCCCGCGATGCACGAGGCCTGGATCGACTTCAAAAGAGACGAATGGTCGAGCTATCATAACCACGTCTCCGATTGGGAGCGGGACCGCTACCTCAAATTCTTCTAG
- a CDS encoding ammonium transporter yields MEQQIAELTKSSGMLGTVDVEIFYWWCTAIMICIHAGFLAYEMGASRAKNVLASGVKNILAFAFIVPTFFFFGWWIYLAFPNGLIPSADGNVGLPWAAEMGPNLQDNATGVFWAAFVLFAATTASVFSGAVIERIRVSAFVILAIVLGSGAWILAASWGWHPDGWLLTKFGYHDVGCAGLIHVVAGFFALGVLLNLGPRIGKYNADGTANDLLPHNVPMVLIGLMLIIVGFFGFLGGCAILNPGAQWTNIYGQPMTLSAYGFNTLMCFSGGIIGAWITTRDPFWMMSGALAGIFVAAAGLDLWYPPLAFLLGIVGGVIIKPGNDFLVKMGVDDSVGAVSVHGFSGILGVLAVGIFAAGYPGPGDAPATSFMGQFVGVIVMVLCGFVPGYLVSLLLKTLGVLRVPDEVQEIGLDLAEIPSKAYPEAAGYKSATLAPAE; encoded by the coding sequence ATGGAACAGCAAATTGCAGAACTAACAAAGTCGAGCGGCATGCTCGGCACTGTCGACGTAGAAATATTTTACTGGTGGTGTACGGCGATCATGATCTGCATTCATGCAGGTTTTCTCGCCTACGAGATGGGGGCGTCGCGCGCCAAGAACGTGCTCGCGTCCGGCGTGAAGAACATTCTCGCCTTTGCCTTCATCGTTCCCACGTTCTTCTTTTTCGGTTGGTGGATCTATCTCGCCTTCCCGAACGGCCTCATTCCGTCCGCTGACGGCAATGTGGGTCTTCCGTGGGCGGCAGAGATGGGCCCGAACCTTCAAGACAACGCGACGGGCGTCTTCTGGGCGGCCTTCGTGCTGTTCGCCGCAACCACGGCGTCGGTGTTCTCCGGCGCGGTGATCGAGCGTATTCGCGTCTCGGCCTTCGTGATCCTGGCGATTGTGCTGGGTTCCGGAGCGTGGATCCTGGCGGCATCCTGGGGCTGGCATCCGGACGGGTGGCTCCTGACGAAATTCGGCTACCATGACGTCGGCTGCGCCGGCCTCATCCATGTGGTCGCCGGTTTCTTCGCGCTTGGTGTCCTGCTCAACCTCGGGCCGCGCATCGGCAAGTACAACGCGGATGGCACGGCGAACGACCTGCTGCCGCACAACGTTCCGATGGTACTGATCGGACTGATGCTCATCATCGTGGGCTTCTTCGGCTTCCTCGGCGGCTGTGCGATCCTCAATCCGGGTGCTCAGTGGACGAATATCTACGGTCAGCCGATGACCCTTTCGGCCTACGGCTTCAACACGCTGATGTGCTTCTCGGGCGGCATCATCGGCGCCTGGATCACCACGCGCGATCCGTTCTGGATGATGTCCGGTGCCCTGGCAGGCATCTTCGTGGCCGCGGCCGGTCTGGATCTCTGGTACCCGCCTCTGGCCTTCCTTCTGGGTATCGTTGGCGGCGTGATCATCAAGCCCGGCAACGACTTCCTGGTCAAAATGGGCGTCGACGACTCCGTTGGCGCGGTCTCCGTGCACGGCTTCTCCGGCATTCTCGGGGTTCTCGCCGTCGGCATCTTCGCCGCCGGTTACCCTGGACCGGGCGATGCTCCAGCGACGTCCTTCATGGGACAATTCGTCGGCGTGATCGTGATGGTCCTGTGCGGCTTCGTCCCGGGCTACCTCGTCTCGCTGCTTCTCAAGACGCTTGGCGTCTTGCGGGTGCCGGACGAGGTGCAGGAGATCGGGCTCGACTTGGCGGAAATCCCGTCCAAGGCTTACCCGGAAGCTGCTGGTTACAAGAGTGCAACCCTGGCGCCGGCTGAGTAG
- the glnT gene encoding type III glutamate--ammonia ligase, which produces MSSTPTEFETLHRQLSNKGVEYMMASFSDMHGVSKTKMVPLSHLEQMMAGSELYTGAALDGVPQDVSDEEVSARPDPASCIILPWQPDVAWFASNLWCEGKPFEACSRNILARATKAAADMGLVMNLGMEAEFYVLKQTENGATTVSERDTLDKPCYDGYGVLDNLHWLSELVNAMDDLGWDVYSFDHEDGNGQFEIDFSFADAMTMADRFVFLRMMANAIARKHGYFASWMPKPFANRTGSGAHYNMSLASLETGENLFKDADDPRGCGLSKLGYQFVAGVLRHLPAISAVVSPTVNSYKRLIKQGSMSGSTWAPVFVCYGNNNRTNALRIPLGGGRVELRAADSANNPYLGAAMVLSAGLEGIREGLDPGDPHTENMYNKSPSELQELGIALLPRTLEEAIDAFEADPFSRTVLGEDMFKAYAAFRREEWDAYHNHISDWERDRYLKFF; this is translated from the coding sequence ATGTCGTCCACGCCTACTGAGTTCGAAACACTCCACCGTCAACTGAGCAACAAGGGCGTGGAGTACATGATGGCGAGCTTCTCCGACATGCATGGCGTGTCGAAGACCAAGATGGTGCCTCTGTCTCATCTCGAACAAATGATGGCCGGGTCGGAGCTCTATACGGGCGCGGCTCTTGATGGCGTTCCTCAAGATGTGAGCGACGAGGAGGTCTCCGCGCGCCCGGATCCCGCATCGTGCATCATCCTGCCGTGGCAGCCTGATGTGGCCTGGTTCGCAAGCAATCTCTGGTGCGAAGGAAAGCCGTTCGAGGCCTGCAGCCGGAACATCCTGGCGCGCGCGACGAAGGCGGCCGCGGATATGGGCCTCGTCATGAATCTCGGCATGGAGGCCGAGTTCTATGTGCTGAAGCAAACCGAGAACGGCGCCACCACAGTGTCCGAGCGCGATACGCTCGATAAGCCCTGCTATGACGGCTACGGCGTTCTCGACAACCTCCATTGGCTTTCGGAACTCGTGAACGCCATGGATGACCTCGGCTGGGACGTCTATTCCTTCGATCACGAAGACGGCAATGGGCAGTTCGAGATCGACTTCAGCTTCGCCGATGCGATGACCATGGCGGACCGCTTCGTCTTCTTGCGCATGATGGCCAACGCGATCGCCCGCAAGCACGGTTATTTCGCTTCATGGATGCCGAAACCGTTCGCTAATCGCACGGGGTCCGGCGCCCACTACAACATGTCGCTTGCGAGCCTGGAGACCGGCGAGAACCTCTTCAAGGATGCTGACGATCCACGCGGGTGCGGGCTTTCGAAACTGGGCTACCAGTTCGTCGCCGGCGTCCTGCGGCACCTGCCTGCAATCAGTGCAGTCGTCTCGCCGACGGTCAACAGCTACAAGCGCCTCATCAAGCAGGGCTCCATGTCCGGCTCGACTTGGGCACCGGTCTTCGTGTGCTACGGCAACAACAATCGAACGAATGCCTTGCGCATTCCTCTCGGCGGCGGGCGCGTTGAATTGCGGGCTGCCGACTCGGCCAACAATCCTTATCTGGGCGCCGCGATGGTCCTTTCCGCAGGCCTCGAAGGCATCCGCGAGGGCCTCGATCCCGGCGACCCGCATACGGAGAACATGTACAATAAGTCCCCGTCCGAGTTGCAGGAATTGGGTATCGCTCTCCTGCCGCGCACACTCGAAGAAGCGATCGACGCCTTCGAAGCAGACCCGTTCTCGCGAACGGTGCTAGGCGAGGACATGTTCAAGGCCTACGCCGCTTTCCGTCGCGAGGAATGGGACGCCTATCACAACCATATCTCCGATTGGGAACGCGACCGCTACCTGAAGTTCTTTTGA
- a CDS encoding FadR/GntR family transcriptional regulator, giving the protein MKPQSNDDTELPAAQAPKRPSGVKVVSAYLQRAIETGAYSQGERLPAERQLAQTFNTARSTVRRALDKLEEAGLVSRRLGSGTFVGAAPQSGGSLLDFIGGLTPLDLIDARAAVEPFTARLAAEHADAGMIEDLEGVLENAGATRDQDDFSKWDGEFHLLLAQASANPFLIHVFRQINHVRLNAQWGEMKANILMPDAIAEYNRQHRAVLDAIESRDPLLAQKRMAEHLETARNDLLKALNP; this is encoded by the coding sequence GTGAAGCCTCAATCGAACGACGATACCGAGCTCCCGGCCGCGCAAGCTCCCAAGCGTCCGTCCGGCGTCAAGGTCGTCTCCGCGTACCTTCAGCGTGCGATCGAGACCGGCGCCTACTCGCAAGGGGAGCGCCTTCCCGCAGAGCGCCAGCTTGCTCAGACATTCAACACCGCGCGCTCGACCGTACGGCGCGCGCTCGACAAGCTTGAGGAGGCCGGCCTCGTCTCGCGACGGCTCGGCAGCGGGACGTTTGTCGGCGCAGCCCCTCAGTCGGGCGGCTCACTCCTTGATTTCATCGGCGGGCTGACTCCCTTGGACCTGATCGATGCCCGCGCCGCCGTCGAGCCCTTTACCGCACGGCTTGCCGCCGAGCACGCTGACGCCGGGATGATCGAGGACTTGGAGGGGGTTTTGGAAAATGCCGGGGCCACGCGCGACCAGGACGACTTCTCGAAATGGGATGGAGAGTTCCATCTCCTTCTGGCCCAGGCTTCGGCCAATCCGTTTCTGATCCACGTCTTCCGGCAGATCAACCACGTTCGCCTCAACGCGCAATGGGGGGAGATGAAGGCCAACATCCTGATGCCGGACGCCATCGCGGAGTATAACCGTCAGCATAGAGCCGTTCTCGACGCCATCGAGTCGCGCGATCCGTTGCTGGCGCAGAAGCGCATGGCCGAGCATCTGGAAACTGCGCGAAACGACCTCTTGAAGGCTCTCAATCCTTAG
- a CDS encoding GNAT family N-acetyltransferase — protein sequence MSDAAEILIRDPDPRDEAAWRRLWSGYTKFYQVDVPKAVTALTWSRILDPDSPVFARIAEMGGDIAGFAISTLHPSTWTAGPNCYLEDLFVDQNMRARGIGRALIDDLLHLAKKKGWDRLYWHTDAGNETARALYDRYTKADSFVRYRIPLSDYIEWGNSDREAIG from the coding sequence GTGTCGGATGCCGCAGAGATACTGATCCGTGATCCGGACCCGCGCGATGAGGCGGCTTGGCGCCGCCTCTGGTCCGGCTACACGAAGTTCTACCAAGTCGATGTGCCCAAGGCGGTGACCGCTCTTACCTGGTCCCGCATTCTCGATCCGGATAGTCCGGTGTTCGCGCGTATCGCGGAGATGGGCGGCGACATCGCAGGCTTTGCGATCTCGACGCTTCATCCCTCGACTTGGACGGCAGGGCCGAACTGCTATCTCGAGGATCTCTTCGTCGATCAAAATATGCGCGCTCGCGGCATTGGGCGCGCGCTGATCGACGACCTCCTCCATCTCGCCAAAAAGAAGGGCTGGGACCGGCTCTACTGGCACACTGACGCCGGGAACGAGACCGCCCGCGCGCTTTACGACCGCTATACGAAAGCCGACAGTTTCGTGCGCTACCGCATTCCCCTAAGCGACTATATCGAATGGGGTAATAGCGACCGCGAAGCGATCGGTTAA
- the glnT gene encoding type III glutamate--ammonia ligase, whose protein sequence is MAIDLAKEAQDRGIKYFLISFVDLFGTLRAKLAPASAISDMAKEGAGFAGFASWLDMTPAHPDMLAIPDPDSLIQLPWKPEVGWLAADPYMDGKPVEQAPRNVLKRLLKKAEDAGYTMKSGVEPEYFLVSADGEALSDASDIQAKPCYDQSALMRRFDVVREICDCMLELGWGPYQNDHEDANGQFEMNWDFADALTTADRMVFFKYMVKAIAEKHGIRATFMPKPFAHLTGNGCHMHLSMWNGDKNLFQDSDDALGLSKDAYNFIGGLIDHADEICSITNPTVNSYKRINAPVTSSGATWAPNTVTFAGNNRTHMIRVPGGGRFEFRLADGATNAYLFPAVVLASGLDGIAKKSDPGKPLDIDMYAEGYKAPANVKKLPLNLLDALRLTDGSEMLRRELGDEFVDAYVKLKMKNWNEFSRELTSWERANTLDC, encoded by the coding sequence GCGATCGATCTTGCGAAAGAGGCCCAGGACCGGGGCATCAAGTATTTCCTCATCTCATTTGTCGATTTGTTCGGAACCTTGCGCGCCAAACTGGCGCCGGCCAGTGCCATCTCGGATATGGCGAAGGAAGGCGCCGGTTTTGCCGGATTTGCGAGCTGGCTCGACATGACGCCGGCGCATCCGGATATGCTGGCCATTCCGGATCCGGACAGCCTCATCCAACTTCCTTGGAAACCGGAAGTCGGCTGGCTTGCCGCCGACCCGTACATGGACGGAAAACCTGTCGAACAAGCCCCCCGCAACGTCCTGAAGCGCCTGCTCAAGAAGGCGGAGGATGCCGGCTACACGATGAAGAGCGGCGTGGAGCCGGAATATTTCCTCGTCAGCGCCGACGGCGAGGCTCTTAGCGACGCCAGCGACATTCAAGCCAAGCCTTGTTACGACCAATCGGCATTGATGCGCCGTTTCGACGTGGTCCGCGAGATTTGCGACTGCATGCTGGAACTCGGCTGGGGGCCCTATCAGAACGACCACGAGGACGCGAATGGCCAGTTCGAAATGAACTGGGATTTCGCCGACGCTCTGACCACCGCGGACCGCATGGTGTTCTTCAAATACATGGTGAAAGCCATCGCGGAGAAGCACGGTATCCGCGCGACCTTCATGCCGAAGCCGTTCGCCCACCTCACGGGCAATGGCTGCCACATGCATTTGTCCATGTGGAACGGCGACAAGAACTTGTTCCAGGATTCCGATGACGCGCTTGGCCTCTCCAAGGACGCATACAACTTCATCGGCGGCCTGATCGACCACGCGGACGAGATCTGCTCGATCACCAATCCCACGGTCAACTCGTACAAACGCATCAATGCGCCAGTGACGTCGTCCGGGGCGACTTGGGCGCCCAACACCGTGACATTCGCCGGCAACAACCGTACGCACATGATCCGCGTGCCCGGCGGCGGCCGGTTTGAATTCCGTCTCGCCGATGGTGCGACGAATGCCTACCTGTTCCCGGCCGTTGTGCTGGCCAGCGGCCTGGACGGCATCGCCAAAAAATCCGATCCGGGCAAACCGCTCGACATCGACATGTACGCGGAGGGCTACAAGGCACCTGCCAACGTCAAAAAGCTGCCGCTCAATCTTCTCGACGCCCTTCGGCTGACAGACGGCTCGGAAATGCTGCGGCGCGAGCTCGGCGATGAGTTCGTGGATGCCTACGTCAAGCTGAAGATGAAGAACTGGAACGAGTTCTCGCGCGAACTCACGAGCTGGGAGCGGGCCAACACGCTCGATTGCTAG